The following coding sequences lie in one Haemorhous mexicanus isolate bHaeMex1 chromosome 10, bHaeMex1.pri, whole genome shotgun sequence genomic window:
- the LRRC34 gene encoding leucine-rich repeat-containing protein 34 isoform X1, with product MAQQVMSALPDLHLHYVQACQNLSQPENPFIARVLQEADKNAEISTKGITLKLAGNNHLVPVPRVTDDDLGVLVSVLGQAAFVTGLDLAYNLLTDAGAKTMATFLQENSTLQYLNLMFNDIGTSGAELIAGALYSNQSLVHLRMTGNRIGNQGGMFFASMLKINSTLKKLDLGDCDVGLKCLVATAIAVTQNKSLKAINLNRPLLSSQQEETTVHIAQMLRTNSSLVELHLGKHEMKNFGVERLCDALYENSSLRYLDLSCNNICWDGAKFLGELLKKNQTLEILDLDANRIEDVGIIYLSEALATRNKTLKALSIVSNNITGKGLVALAQAMHSNITLSHIYIWGNKFDRSTCAAFSELITLERLQLGCTDVAPYKVDGEIRLAELSHGLAKHRYWSPRCAAVDPGAANASLEIVAVSEYL from the exons ATGGCTCAG caggtCATGTCGGCTCTTCCGGATCTTCACCTGCATTATGTGCAGGCCTGTCAAAATTTGAGCCAGCCTGAAAACCCCTTCATTGCTCGTGTGCTTCAAGAAGCTgataaaaatgctgaaat AAGTACAAAAGGAATCACATTAAAATTAGCTGGAAATAATCACCTGGTGCCTGTGCCAAGAGTTACAGATGATGATCTTGGAGTTCTTGTCTCTGTCTTAGGCCAAGCTGCCTTTGTCACAG GTTTGGATCTTGCCTATAATTTATTGACTGATGCTGGAGCAAAGACCATGGCAACATTCCTCCAG GAAAACTCCACTCTGCAGTATCTGAACCTGATGTTCAATGACATTGGCACAAGTGGGGCAGAGCTGATAGCAGGAGCACTCTAT AGCAATCAAAGTCTTGTGCACCTGAGAATGACTGGAAACAGAATAGGAAACCAAGGTGGGATGTTTTTTGCTTCAATGTTAAAAATTAACTCAACCTTAAAGAAGTTGGATCTTGGAGACTGTGATGTG gGCCTGAAGTGTCTGGTAGCCACAGCCATAGCCGTGACTCAGAACAAATCACTCAAAGCCATAAACCTCAATCGTCCTTTGCTATCCAGCCAACAG GAAGAGACCACAGTTCATATAGCTCAGATGCTGAGGACTAATTCTTCTCTTGTGGAGCTACACTTGGGCAAGCATGAAATGAAAAACTTCGGTGTAGAGAGACTGTGTGATGCCCTGTATGAAAACTCCAGCCTGAGATACCTTGACCTTAGCTG TAATAACATATGCTGGGATGGTGCTAAATTTTTGGGAGagctactaaaaaaaaaccaaaccctggAGATCCTGGATCTTGATGCAAACCGAATAGAAGATGTTGGAATCATTTACCTGAGTGAGGCCTTGGCAACGCGGAACAAGACTCTGAAGGC gTTGTCCATTGTAAGCAACAATATAACTGGCAAAGGACTTGTAGCTCTTGCACAGGCAATGCATTCCAACATAACACTTTCTCATATTTACATCTGGGGGAACAAATTTGATAGAAGCACCTGTGCG GCATTCTCGGAGCTGATCACGTTGGAGcgcctgcagctgggctgtaCAGATGTGGCTCCCTACAAGGTGGATGGGGAGATTcgcctggcagagctgtcccacGGGCTGGCCAAGCACCGCTACTGGAGCCCGCGCTGCGCAGCCGTGGACCCCGGCGCCGCCAACGCCAGCCTGGAAATCGTCGCTGTCTCGGAGTATTTGTGA
- the LRRC34 gene encoding leucine-rich repeat-containing protein 34 isoform X2, which translates to MLKCLDLAYNLLTDAGAKTMATFLQENSTLQYLNLMFNDIGTSGAELIAGALYSNQSLVHLRMTGNRIGNQGGMFFASMLKINSTLKKLDLGDCDVGLKCLVATAIAVTQNKSLKAINLNRPLLSSQQEETTVHIAQMLRTNSSLVELHLGKHEMKNFGVERLCDALYENSSLRYLDLSCNNICWDGAKFLGELLKKNQTLEILDLDANRIEDVGIIYLSEALATRNKTLKALSIVSNNITGKGLVALAQAMHSNITLSHIYIWGNKFDRSTCAAFSELITLERLQLGCTDVAPYKVDGEIRLAELSHGLAKHRYWSPRCAAVDPGAANASLEIVAVSEYL; encoded by the exons atgctgaaat GTTTGGATCTTGCCTATAATTTATTGACTGATGCTGGAGCAAAGACCATGGCAACATTCCTCCAG GAAAACTCCACTCTGCAGTATCTGAACCTGATGTTCAATGACATTGGCACAAGTGGGGCAGAGCTGATAGCAGGAGCACTCTAT AGCAATCAAAGTCTTGTGCACCTGAGAATGACTGGAAACAGAATAGGAAACCAAGGTGGGATGTTTTTTGCTTCAATGTTAAAAATTAACTCAACCTTAAAGAAGTTGGATCTTGGAGACTGTGATGTG gGCCTGAAGTGTCTGGTAGCCACAGCCATAGCCGTGACTCAGAACAAATCACTCAAAGCCATAAACCTCAATCGTCCTTTGCTATCCAGCCAACAG GAAGAGACCACAGTTCATATAGCTCAGATGCTGAGGACTAATTCTTCTCTTGTGGAGCTACACTTGGGCAAGCATGAAATGAAAAACTTCGGTGTAGAGAGACTGTGTGATGCCCTGTATGAAAACTCCAGCCTGAGATACCTTGACCTTAGCTG TAATAACATATGCTGGGATGGTGCTAAATTTTTGGGAGagctactaaaaaaaaaccaaaccctggAGATCCTGGATCTTGATGCAAACCGAATAGAAGATGTTGGAATCATTTACCTGAGTGAGGCCTTGGCAACGCGGAACAAGACTCTGAAGGC gTTGTCCATTGTAAGCAACAATATAACTGGCAAAGGACTTGTAGCTCTTGCACAGGCAATGCATTCCAACATAACACTTTCTCATATTTACATCTGGGGGAACAAATTTGATAGAAGCACCTGTGCG GCATTCTCGGAGCTGATCACGTTGGAGcgcctgcagctgggctgtaCAGATGTGGCTCCCTACAAGGTGGATGGGGAGATTcgcctggcagagctgtcccacGGGCTGGCCAAGCACCGCTACTGGAGCCCGCGCTGCGCAGCCGTGGACCCCGGCGCCGCCAACGCCAGCCTGGAAATCGTCGCTGTCTCGGAGTATTTGTGA
- the MYNN gene encoding myoneurin: MQYSHHCEHLLERLNKQREAGFLCDCTVVIGEFQFKAHRNVLASFSEYFGAFYRDASDSNVVLDQTQVKADGFQKLLEFIYTGNLNLDSWNVKEIHQAADYLKVEEVVTKCKIKMEDFAFIANPSSTETSSITGNVEMNQQTCLLTLRDYNSREEKEDAAAAELVPPQAKKAALEKKSPQAKKRKKNFSPPKSTENKSLHYQNEVAENTSFEMFLDANKLATHITEQAAQGSDNSELQLAAVVESETLAAQDILAQTMAAKQKRGKPQQSCALKEHCMSNIASDKSTYQLESSGEELDQKFSKAKPVCNTCGKVFSEASSLRRHMRIHKGVKPYVCQLCGKAFTQCNQLKTHVRTHTGEKPYKCELCDKGFAQKCQLVFHSRMHHGEEKPYKCDVCNLQFATSSNLKIHARKHSGEKPYVCDRCGQRFAQASTLTYHVRRHTGEKPYVCDSCGKAFAVSSSLITHSRKHTGEKPYICGICEKSFISSGELNKHFRSHTGERPFICEMCGNSYTDIKNLKKHKTKVHTGPETSPDSTALDNSFNEQESIQSQKSPLSESIDVKPSEMSLALPLPIGTEDHQMLLPVTGSQSPSSETLLRSAVTGYSEPQFIFLQQLY; this comes from the exons ATGCAGTATTCCCATCACTGTGAGCACCTGCTGGAGAGGCTGAACAAGCAACGAGAGGCCGGATTCCTCTGCGACTGCACCGTGGTCATCGGGGAATTCCAGTTCAAAGCACACAGGAATGTGCTTGCCTCCTTCAGCGAGTATTTCGGGGCCTTTTACAGAGACGCATCTGACAGCAACGTTGTCTTGGATCAGACTCAAGTGAAAGCTGATGGATTTCAAAAGCTCCTGGAATTTATTTACACGGGAAACTTAAACCTTGACAG CTGGAATGTTAAAGAGATTCACCAGGCTGCCGACTATCTCAAAGTAGAAGAAGTGGTCACTAAATGCAAGATCAAGATGGAGGACTTTGCTTTTATTGCTAATCCCTCTTCCACAGAGACATCCAGTATCACTGGGAATGTTGAAATGAACCAGCAGACCTGCCTCTTGACTCTCCGAGATTACAACAGTcgggaggagaaggaagatgctgctgctgccgagCTGGTTCCACCCCAGGCAAAGAAAGCAGCTTTAGAAAAGAAATCTCCTCAAGCCAAAAAGCGAAAGAAGAATTTCAGCCCCCCAAAAAGCACGGAGAATAAATCCCTACACTATCAGAACGAGGTGGCTGAGAACACATCCTTTGAGATGTTTTTAGATGCAAATAAGCTGGCCACCCACATAacagaacaggctgcccagggcagcgaTAACtcggagctgcagctggcagcgGTGGTGGAGAGCGAAACGCTGGCGGCACAGGATATCCTGGCCCAGACCATGGCAGCCAAACAGAAACGGGGaaaaccacagcagagctgtgccctgaaGGAGCACTGCATGTCCAACATAGCCAGTGACAAGAGCACTTaccagctggagagctcggGGGAGGAGCTGGACCAGAAGTTCTCCAAAGCCAAGCCGGTGTGCAACACCTGTGGGAAGGTGTTCTCCGAAGCCAGCAGCCTCCGTCGGCACATGAGGATACACAAAGGGGTGAAGCCCTACGTGtgccagctctgtgggaaggCCTTCACCCAGTGCAACCAGTTGAAAACACATGTAAGAACTCACACAG GGGAGAAGCCATACAAGTGTGAACTGTGTGACAAAGGCTTTGCCCAGAAGTGCCAGCTGGTGTTCCACAGCCGGATGCACCATGGAGAGGAGAAGCCTTACAAATGTGATGTCTGCAACCTGCAGTTTGCAACCTCGAGCAACCTGAAGATCCATGCCAG GAAGCACAGCGGGGAGAAGCCGTACGTGTGTGACCGCTGCGGGCAGCGCTTCGCCCAGGCCAGCACGCTGACGTACCACGTGCGGCGGCACACCGGGGAGAAGCCCTACGTGTGTGACAGCTGCGGCAAAGCCTTCGCCGTGTCCAGCTCGCTCATCACCCACTCCCGCAAACACACAG GAGAGAAGCCATATATCTGTGGCATTTGTGAAAAGAGTTTTATTTCCTCTGGAGAGCTCAATAAACATTTTCGGTCCCACACAG GTGAAAGACCATTTATCTGTGAAATGTGTGGAAATTCCTACACAGATATAAAAAATCTCAAGAAGCACAAAACGAAAGTTCACACAG GACCTGAAACTTCTCCTGATTCTACTGCACTTGATAATTCTTTCAACGAACAAGAATCCATTCAGAGTCAGAAAAGTCCTTTATCAGAGTCCATAGATGTGAAACCCTCTGAGATGTCTTTAGCACTTCCTCTTCCCATTGGGACTGAAGACCATCAgatgctgctccctgtgacagggAGCCAGTCCCCTTCATCAGAAACATTGCTGAGATCTGCTGTGACAGGATATTCAGAACCTCAGttcattttcctgcagcagttGTACTGA